Genomic DNA from Telopea speciosissima isolate NSW1024214 ecotype Mountain lineage chromosome 2, Tspe_v1, whole genome shotgun sequence:
TATTAGTATCGTagatacaaataaaaaaagggagaatgttcttggTGCTGCAGCGTAGATTGCGTTTAGGCACATGGGTCTACCACTTAgggggacagggtggtcattgtgcctacCCCCACGTGCTTGGGCGTAGCctatgctgcggcacagagaacaccGCCCCATAAAAAATATTGACCAAAAGGTAGGGTtataaatggataaccaaaaattcgaatttgatccgcattcgtatccatttaggggcatctgtattcgattagagatatctggaaaaaaaatccgaatctgaatacttaattataaaaaattaagtgaataacaatcttgagggtttttgaagattcaacaggttgtagaatatgaggagaacagaatcatgatctaaaactatggattgagagtgaattgtatccattaGGGAGAGGAAggtttgggttacacaaggcagaggtgtaaacgaatggtcaaaaatccgaattcaatccGCATCCGACTCCAtccaaatccgtttagaggtatccgtattcgaccaagAAATATTTGAATctgattacatccgatccgtatccgtatccaagtcaaatccgatccgtttacaggcctaccaAAAGgtgatttattttttaatgagaaaaactTGTTCTTACCAATGTTGGTTACAATCTTTTTTGCCTCTtatattattttcaaaattcatttttaatcAAGGATGAAAAAGGGTTTCTATCATTATATTACTTTCAAAAGTTGtctatgtgaaatgacaagattggttttacattgaaaaaaaattatgaatacgacaaggggtaaaaaagtaagattacaattTCTTAATTCACCTATTtagtgacaacaagatgcaacTTTTTTTAATTTGCATCTGATACTAATCTGATACAAATCGACACCATCCGATCCATATCGATATCAACGGTGACTAATACTATCACTGACACCAATACCTAAAACAATGGTGTGTGGAGGGGGAAGAAAATAAAGGCATCATTGAAGTTCAGTGCGTTAATTGTTCGGGCACAATCGTTTTGGTCAGGCCCAAATCGGTTCCCATAAAGTTAAGACCTCACACCATTTCCTCCTGTTTAAGTAATGAAGCCTCGTAGGTTAGGGCATGGACATGTTTATATTCGCTCAATCGATTACTAGTCTATAATCGGGTTAATGGTAATAAAGCTAATCAGGCTAATTGATTAATAGGCCTTTATAATGGGGTTGAATGGACTTAAATAGGCTGATTAGACTATATATAAAAGGTCGACTATCAATCAATCACAATATTCAATCAATCCCCATCAGGTGACTGTCAGGCCACTATTTGGCACCAAGAAACGTCTGTGTAGTAATCTATCAATGCTTGAACTCAACACGTTTATTAATCGATTAAATCACTCTAGGGCTTCAATTGATTAACTCAAATGGGACTACTTCTGCAGGCCAACTTTTAACACCCTTATTGAAATTGAAGTTAAACTACTAAAATTCAGGGCACTGCTTGAAATTGAAGGATCGTGATCTTCTACGGCGTGCTGCCCATAGCGTTTTGAGTGACGCACAAATAAGGCGTGGTGTAATGACCGCCTtgcccccacttgggcaagacGATTGGACAAGGGTAAGATGATCATTACACCACACCCTGTTTGTATGCCGCTCTAACCACTACGGGCAGCGCACACGGTAGAAGATCTGGATACGAATCTGAATGTAATGGTCGTCTGAGTAATCAAAATCACTAAAAAGTTGTAACCATGCAACTTGATGGAAAGAATGGATGGATGCGTATCTCTAACGACCAAGTTGCAGAAACTTAATCAAACCAGTACGATGTCCTGATAAAAGCTGACATTGTTAAAAGAAAAGCAAATATTCTATCTCGACCTTCGAAAAGCCTTCCATGTGAGAATCCGAGGTGAGGTAGAGCATTGATTGCCAAGGGACCATTCCACTCCCACTCCACTTCACTCCTCCCCCGTCATCGATCGTCTCCCTCACGTCTCGCACGCAAGCTCCACCTGCAAATTGCAAACTCTTTCTCCTTTAACCATTTTTCTGCCTTCCTCTATGAAAAGAAAGTGAAAAACTCAAAACCCAgatgccatttttctttccatactAGGAAAACCCGCATCTCCCAATCTTTATCTTTCACAGCAATCTCCACCCCTGcaaattctctcttcttttacGCATTTCTTCAAACACATCTGGCAccattttttctttccatatttATTATGAAAACCCAGATCTactaatctttatttttttcacaagaacaagaagaagagtaaAACTGGAAAGAGTTAAGTGAAAGGAAAAGAGTACTACTGGGTTAGAAATGAAGCAGATATTCACACTAGTTATTGCAGCTGAAACAGATACCTCATGTGACCCATCTGGTTATTATGTCCATGGGACCCGGCCTATATATCTCACACCCCACACCACTTGTTGCTCTGATACTGACGTTCCTATAAACCATAAAGCAGCCAAGCTTCGATCTGCATCTTTCATACTAATTGGAGTGTCCTATAAGGGACCCTCTCCCTCTCATATCTTCTTTACCTTCTCTTCAAAGATTCAAAATTAAATCCTTTTGTTATCACCTTTCCTCTAGAGAAGCCAAGAAGGAAGGTGGTCTTAAATTCTTAATAGCATAGTCAAGTCACTACCCTATGATTGTGTGTTTATGTTTAGAATTAGGGTTGAACTATGTAAAGTTGACCATGATTCAGAATAGATATTGATCAGCATTTTAAGCATGATTTGGTACTGTTATGTGGACCACAAGGAACTTTCATAAGTTAGGGGCTAACATGGCCTTGATATCTATAAGAGGCCCACCATGAGCAAGGATACCAAAAACAGAACGAAACCCCCCgccccctcccccacccttCCCCACCAAAAGAAAAGGTAACAATTCTAAACAAAAGAAACCATGCATGGAGTGGATCCAAGATGATTTAGATAGCCTTTTCTTATGAAAAGAAAGGCTATAATCTTatgaaatttgaaaagaaagaagaacctcaaataaaaagagggaaaagGTTCTATGAGCTGCTAGTGAAGGATACGTtagctccctctctctctctctctctctctctctcgctatgtctttcttttttatatgaaatgacGTTGCTGCTCTCCTATGTATGAAACCATTCTACTGCAATTTATTAACATGTTCCTCTATGCCGCTTTCTTatagaaccctctcccttaaaaaTTATCTATTTACCAATGAAGATTACATAAGAATATCTTCATCCAAAACTGTTGCATTTTGTTCTATTATTTTTCCAATTTGTAAGTATTTGTAATTTTGTGGCAAGCTTATGACACCATAAATACAACTAATGGTAGGTTAAATTTTTAATCAATACCAATTCTGTGATGTATTAATATAAATTTTGAATGTGACTTATGCATAGAGTAGTTCCCCCGTCTAACCAATGGTTAAAAGAACCTAATTATCCTTGGATCTCTCATAAACAACAATACCTTAAAATCCTTCAAACATTATTTTCACTTTTCTATCTGAACACTTTACATGGGATCTTAGGCATCAAGAACCCTTTAATTTTAGAAATACTTTTTaaggaaaatataaaaaattcattatgaTAAGGTATAATAAATGTTGTAGGTTTAGAGAACCTTTCCCCATAATTTTAATGTAAATAACATGCTCATTTTTAATTGGACTTTGCTAACCTCAATTAATATGTGCTACAATCAAGCATGTCATACTCATACAGAATCAACCTTTTGGCATCCAAAAAGctccaaaatattgagaagtagggaaatataattttttttatttgaacaaATTAATTGACTGTGTAACTGATAACAGTGACGTGAGGACTCATATTTGACCAATGAGTGGGTGGAGGTTTCATTATATCatgccccctccccctccccctcctatCCCCACCCGCACAAAATAAAAGTCTCAATTGTGATGTTTTGTAAATTGTGAAACCTATCAACTCCATAAGGAAAAGGATGAAACTAACCCCATAAGTTCCAAGGAAAAGGATGACACTCTGAAGCAGAGTTCTTACATACTAATGTCAGGAATTTTTTCTTACTAATGTTTACTTTAATTGTTCTCGAGAACAAGTATGTTGGCTCACCGATTAGGTGCCAAATCATTACAAATATGGACATGGAGCTCGAAGTGTTGGAGTAGGTTTGATAATAACTTCCAAGCTAGAGATGTTCCATCTCGCCACATTGCGATGCACATAGCGATGCACGGGACTCGGCATGGTTCCCAGATACCTGACTACGGCTCATATGAGCGTCTGACGAGGTAACCTTAAAAATCTCATCCCTTATAATGGTTCACATCTTTGTAATGGTTGGGGATGGTACTCAATTACCAATCACACATGTTGGTGAAGGAGAAATTGTGCAAGGTAACACAACTTTACGATTAAAGGATGTTCTACTTGTCCCCGCTATTCGTAAGAATCTCATGCAGTTTCATGACTCACTAGGATTTACCTTGTGCTTTTGAATTTAATGGTGCTGGTTTTGTGATAAAGGACCTACTGGACAAGGAAGATATTGGCATCGGGAGTAGACTTGGAGAATTTGTATGCTTTTGATAATAAATTCATTTCCTCtgtattttctcattttttgttaTACTTTAAGTGCCCACAATGCCATTGTGGTAGATCAGCTAGGATCGAGTTCCTCTCCAGTGAGCGCATCGTCCAGGGAGTGCCCAGTGAGAATCTAACGGCTGGGCTAGTTGCCACGCATATCCCTACACGCAGGAAGCCAACCCAACACTTGAATgtctcattgggcactcattgggcaGTCTCCCCATTAGAGAGGAATTGGATCACATCAGatggggcccaaattttgtggacaaataGTTCCTAAGTGACTTAAATATTAAGTGTATTTGAATTTATCAGATTACAAAACAACATAGATTTGAAAATTCAGGGTTTGTGGGAGAGTGCATTGCAATAGTTGGAGTTCCATAGATATACATGGTATATATGAACATACAAGCCAATACAAGaaagatatttgattgaattaggctaTGAAATTCATCACATGACTAATCTAACTCATAACCTTTTTATCTAAAGTGAGAGCGTGTAAAATCCATTTTTCCATGAATGAattaaagaaatgaaagagcGTTCTCTCAGGCCATGCGTGTGCGACAGCCAATGTGTTATGTGCCTGACGTCCCCCagagagaacttttctccttaagAAATAATAAAGACTGAAAGGATCTCAACAAATTACGGCATGGATGCAACGAGGTCATGAGGAGAAAATATTGTCctctttttcttaaaaaaaaaaaaaaaaaagaaggaataattacagtgattaaaaaaaaaaaagcgtaATTCTTTATACCCAGCTAGAGTCTCCTTTCATGTGCTTAGTGCTTAACTGCTTACCACTACAAGTGGGGCTGGGCCGGGTCGGGCACCGCTTGCCAAGCCGAAGCCGCAATGATTGGCCGGCTATGCCAGCCGAGCGTCAAGCACCCTTCCATCTCCTCCACGCAGTATCCTTCCGCAGAGAAGAGTGTGAGCAGCATAGTCGCCTGCTTAAACGCATTCGACCCTAAATGCAACGGTCGAAACCCAGCCGCTCCAAGCCGAGCCTTCCACTTCGCTAGTGGCTCATGCCTCTCCACTCGGGCCAGACCTTCGCAACACACTATGTTACATATCTCCCTCTGTATGTACATCTCCGCCACTGCCTTCTCCGACTGTAGCGAGCAAGCCTCCAGCGAATCGAACATGGCGGAGTAGTAATACAACGCTTCCGTGAATCGATCCAGAAATTCGGGTTGGTTGTGATTCGCTTCTTGCTCCACCACCGTAACGATCTTCGGGTTCAAGCTCCGGATCCATGCCAATACCGTATCCAGGCTTTGGTCGGAGTTGAGTAACCGGTGAAGCTGCATTATAGAATTCACGGCCACCACTTCTGTGGGTCCCACCTTCAGCACCCAGGGCTTCACATCTTCTAGCCGTGTGGCCGCCACGTATCGGAAGACGAACCGCACGTTCACGGAGCGAGCCAATTCGGTCAGGTTCAACCCTATTTCGTGAATCGAGTCACCACCGTCAGGCGAAGGGGGTCCGATTCCGGTTAGTCGGAGGAATGGTGGGCCACCGGGCCGGAGAGCGAGTGCCTGGATGAGGACCGGCCACTGCAACCCGTGCATCAAGTTGAAGTCGATCACGTGGACGCAATCCTGGCCGTCGAAGGCCTCCAGCATGGCTTGATTGGCGGTGAAGTGGGAGAATttgaggtaggggcaggcctcgTAAAAGTGGCGGTACAGGATCTCGTTCTCCTGGGCCGAACCAGCACAGACGGCCTGAGGGCAGAAGAGCCGCCGGGTCAGGGCGTCGATGAAGTAGCCGGCAACCTTGCCAATGCCGCAGCCACGGTTCACCTGTGCCAGTAAGTTTTGCATATCTGTAATCAGAGATCCGGCCAATGATACGTCGCCACGTTGCACCGATTCTGCACATATCATCAGCAGATGCACCAACCTGATGCCGGAATCC
This window encodes:
- the LOC122649797 gene encoding DELLA protein GAI1-like, whose translation is MGLSDSGTPTGSGSRSGSRSSSSSTSSCAGKASEMDGLLAGAGYNVKYSDLGQVAQNLERLETIMVNAPSEISQQLSSEVVHYNPSNMASWVDSLLSEISQNQPLPFFSSSSDLSDFSTDLHYMEDLVVPSPPLHQYSSGTDTWIDQNNSLQHQQQLTAVMAAAMEEDSGIRLVHLLMICAESVQRGDVSLAGSLITDMQNLLAQVNRGCGIGKVAGYFIDALTRRLFCPQAVCAGSAQENEILYRHFYEACPYLKFSHFTANQAMLEAFDGQDCVHVIDFNLMHGLQWPVLIQALALRPGGPPFLRLTGIGPPSPDGGDSIHEIGLNLTELARSVNVRFVFRYVAATRLEDVKPWVLKVGPTEVVAVNSIMQLHRLLNSDQSLDTVLAWIRSLNPKIVTVVEQEANHNQPEFLDRFTEALYYYSAMFDSLEACSLQSEKAVAEMYIQREICNIVCCEGLARVERHEPLAKWKARLGAAGFRPLHLGSNAFKQATMLLTLFSAEGYCVEEMEGCLTLGWHSRPIIAASAWQAVPDPAQPHL